One genomic segment of Hordeum vulgare subsp. vulgare chromosome 2H, MorexV3_pseudomolecules_assembly, whole genome shotgun sequence includes these proteins:
- the LOC123430153 gene encoding flowering-promoting factor 1-like protein 4, whose protein sequence is MTGVWVFEDGIVRRADSEAPSRGGGSGGRPGKVLMHVPSGEVVTSYDVLERRLGELGWERYLNDPCLLQFHQRSTVHLISVPRDFARLKLVHMYDVVVKTRNVFEVRDA, encoded by the coding sequence ATGACTGGCGTGTGGGTATTTGAAGACGGGATCGTGAGGCGGGCGGACAGCGAGGCGCCCAGCCGCGGCGGCGGGAGCGGTGGGCGGCCGGGCAAAGTGCTGATGCATGTGCCGAGCGGCGAGGTGGTGACCTCGTACGATGTCCTGGAGCGGCGGCTGGGAGAGCTGGGGTGGGAGCGCTACCTCAACGACCCGTGCCTCCTCCAGTTTCACCAGCGTTCCACCGTGCACCTCATCTCAGTCCCCCGCGACTTCGCCCGCCTCAAGCTCGTCCACATGTACGACGTCGTCGTCAAGACGCGGAACGTCTTCGAGGTCCGCGACGCGTGA